From Yersinia hibernica, a single genomic window includes:
- a CDS encoding AMP nucleosidase, with translation MNQSQATPHLSAVAAIEKLEALYEAALTALRDAISAYIRDGALPDVGDRAKGLFSYPQLSVSWDGRFRDHQRTRAYGRFARTGQYSTTITRPALFSEYLTEQLTLLETEYGAVFEVTPSQQEMPYPFVIDGSDLILDRSMTAGLAQHFPTTDLAKIGDDITDGIDIAGADFPLSHFDALRTDFSLARLKHYTGTPAEHIQPYILFTNYSRYVDEFVSWACEQILDPASPYTALSCAGGSYITADNADPEKTTSDLAWKKHQMPAYHLIAESGHGITLVNIGVGPSNAKTICDHLAVLRPHAWLMIGHCGGLRESQAIGDYVLAHAYLRDDHVLDAVLPPDIPIPSIAEVQRALYDATKAVSGMPGVEVKQRLRTGTVVTSDDRNWELRFSASARRFSLSRAVAVDMESATIAAQGYRFRVPYGTLLCVSDKPLHGEIKLPGQANHFYEGAISEHLQIGIRAIDLLRAEGDQLHSRKLRTFNEPPFR, from the coding sequence TTGAATCAATCACAAGCGACCCCCCATCTCTCGGCCGTTGCGGCGATAGAAAAACTGGAAGCATTATACGAGGCGGCGCTCACGGCCTTGCGTGATGCTATCAGTGCTTATATTCGGGACGGTGCGTTGCCGGATGTGGGTGACCGGGCGAAAGGCTTATTCTCGTATCCACAGCTCAGTGTCAGTTGGGATGGCCGTTTTCGTGACCATCAGCGCACGCGTGCTTACGGGCGTTTCGCACGCACCGGCCAATACAGCACCACCATTACCCGGCCCGCATTATTTAGCGAATATCTTACCGAGCAACTGACCTTGCTTGAAACGGAGTATGGTGCGGTGTTCGAAGTGACACCGTCACAGCAAGAAATGCCGTATCCCTTTGTTATTGATGGCTCCGACCTGATTCTTGACCGCTCGATGACCGCCGGGCTGGCCCAGCATTTCCCGACCACTGATCTGGCCAAAATCGGCGATGACATCACTGACGGCATTGATATTGCCGGTGCTGATTTCCCGCTCTCGCATTTTGATGCATTGCGCACGGATTTTTCACTGGCCCGGCTTAAACACTATACCGGCACGCCAGCTGAACATATTCAGCCCTATATTTTGTTTACCAATTACAGCCGCTATGTTGATGAGTTTGTCAGTTGGGCCTGCGAGCAAATCCTTGACCCTGCCAGCCCTTACACCGCCTTATCTTGCGCCGGTGGCAGCTATATAACCGCGGACAATGCGGATCCAGAGAAGACCACATCGGATCTGGCGTGGAAAAAACACCAAATGCCGGCTTACCATCTCATCGCCGAGAGCGGGCACGGTATTACGCTGGTGAATATTGGGGTTGGCCCATCCAATGCCAAAACTATTTGTGACCATCTGGCGGTGCTGCGGCCGCACGCGTGGTTGATGATAGGGCATTGTGGCGGTTTGCGTGAAAGTCAGGCGATTGGCGATTATGTATTGGCGCATGCTTATTTACGCGATGACCATGTGTTGGATGCGGTGCTGCCGCCGGATATCCCGATCCCGAGCATTGCTGAGGTCCAGCGCGCGTTATATGACGCCACCAAAGCCGTGAGTGGCATGCCGGGCGTGGAAGTTAAACAGCGGTTGCGTACCGGAACCGTGGTCACGTCCGACGATCGTAACTGGGAATTGCGTTTTTCTGCCTCCGCCCGGCGTTTTAGCCTCAGTCGCGCGGTGGCCGTTGATATGGAAAGCGCCACTATTGCGGCACAGGGTTATCGATTCAGAGTGCCTTACGGCACATTACTGTGTGTTTCAGATAAACCATTGCATGGCGAAATAAAACTGCCGGGGCAAGCCAACCATTTCTATGAAGGCGCAATTTCCGAACATTTACAGATTGGTATTCGGGCGATAGATTTACTGCGTGCGGAAGGTGACCAACTGCATTCACGTAAATTACGCACCTTTAACGAGCCGCCGTTCCGTTAA
- a CDS encoding LysR family transcriptional regulator, with protein sequence MNIKLLKAFVMLAHKGHYGAAAQALCVTQPALTKQINLLESMLNIHLFSRGRHGAVLTPSGQQLLAEAEKTVSQSDGFLQRAARVSRGAEGFIAIGFGLSTFYLAPHCIAQFRQQFPAIAITLEDIPSTQQYALLTTGELQIGFVRRPAKAPLAYSPLFEDRLVLVTPSDNAFSVDEWLKHLPLLRLYTERGSGLNAQIDLFLQQNQLYAAQTQEVEDIQTILALVIAGIGVALLPQSVVHIAPSGMHILPLSGHHLNWQVGIAWNSAIEDLVRDNFIQTVSRESLTKYRPILCQ encoded by the coding sequence CAAAGGCCACTATGGTGCTGCCGCACAGGCCCTTTGTGTGACACAACCCGCCCTGACCAAGCAAATTAACTTATTGGAATCAATGCTTAATATTCACTTATTCAGCCGCGGCCGCCATGGTGCCGTGCTGACCCCCAGTGGGCAACAATTACTGGCCGAGGCGGAGAAAACCGTCAGTCAATCTGACGGTTTTTTGCAACGCGCGGCCCGAGTGTCCCGTGGCGCGGAGGGGTTTATCGCGATAGGATTTGGCTTGTCGACTTTTTATCTGGCCCCCCACTGTATCGCGCAATTTAGGCAACAATTCCCGGCGATTGCCATCACATTAGAAGATATTCCCTCCACCCAACAATATGCATTATTAACCACCGGTGAATTGCAAATAGGCTTTGTTCGCCGGCCCGCAAAAGCGCCATTGGCATATTCCCCTTTATTTGAAGACCGCTTGGTATTAGTGACCCCGTCAGATAATGCATTTTCTGTTGATGAGTGGTTAAAACATTTGCCATTACTGCGTTTATATACTGAACGCGGGAGTGGATTAAATGCGCAAATCGACCTTTTTTTACAGCAAAATCAACTGTATGCCGCGCAGACACAAGAAGTCGAGGATATCCAAACCATATTGGCGCTGGTGATTGCCGGCATCGGCGTGGCGCTATTACCCCAGAGTGTGGTGCATATCGCACCATCTGGCATGCATATTCTTCCACTCAGCGGGCATCACCTCAATTGGCAAGTGGGCATCGCCTGGAATAGTGCCATTGAGGATTTAGTGCGGGATAATTTTATTCAGACGGTGAGCCGTGAATCACTGACAAAATATCGCCCGATACTTTGCCAGTGA